The following coding sequences lie in one Sedimentibacter sp. MB35-C1 genomic window:
- a CDS encoding SDR family NAD(P)-dependent oxidoreductase encodes MLVKKDLLSLEGKVAIITGAASGIGLGSVELLSAYGATVAMVDISANGEKEAKRLMDAGRKVEFFKCNVTKSDEVKNTVESILNQFGHIDILFNNAGVTVRKTVVDLEEKEWDFVLGVGLKGTFLFSKYVIPHMAANGGGSIINTGSGWGLKGGDLAAAYCAVKGGIVNLTRAMAIDHGHQNIRVNSVNPGDTDTAMLRDEGVQTGVVKDSASQETYLRDCGIERPLQRIGMPEDIANTVLYLASDLSSWVTGAAIVVDGGGLA; translated from the coding sequence ATGTTGGTAAAAAAAGATTTGCTGTCATTAGAAGGTAAAGTTGCAATAATAACAGGTGCGGCATCAGGAATTGGACTTGGCTCAGTTGAACTTCTTTCAGCTTACGGCGCTACAGTTGCAATGGTCGACATAAGTGCGAACGGCGAAAAAGAGGCTAAAAGGTTAATGGATGCAGGAAGAAAAGTAGAGTTTTTTAAATGTAATGTAACAAAATCCGATGAAGTCAAGAATACAGTTGAATCTATACTTAATCAATTCGGACATATTGATATATTATTCAATAATGCAGGTGTTACCGTAAGGAAAACAGTTGTTGATCTGGAAGAGAAAGAATGGGATTTTGTTCTTGGCGTAGGACTTAAGGGAACGTTTCTATTTTCTAAATATGTAATTCCGCACATGGCTGCAAACGGAGGCGGAAGCATTATTAACACAGGATCAGGTTGGGGTTTGAAAGGTGGAGATTTGGCAGCAGCATATTGTGCAGTTAAAGGGGGAATTGTTAACTTAACTCGCGCAATGGCTATTGATCATGGACATCAAAATATAAGAGTTAACAGTGTTAATCCAGGTGATACTGATACAGCGATGCTTAGAGATGAGGGAGTTCAAACAGGAGTAGTTAAAGATTCTGCTTCTCAGGAAACTTATCTTAGAGATTGTGGTATAGAAAGGCCTCTTCAAAGAATAGGTATGCCTGAAGATATAGCAAATACAGTGCTGTACCTTGCAAGTGATTTATCGAGCTGGGTAACCGGAGCGGCAATTGTTGTAGACGGAGGAGGATTAGCTTAA
- the gcvPA gene encoding aminomethyl-transferring glycine dehydrogenase subunit GcvPA, whose product MTIRGFKNHPYIPNSVPEIEDEMLKEIGLNSIEELHEDVPDEIKLKENLNFPEALGSEYELKRHIEGILNKNKNCLENLNFLGAGCWQHYVPAICDEINGRGEFLTAYGGEPYNDFGRFQALFEYQSLVAELVDMEVVNVPTMDWTQAAATAISMASRVVGKKQVLVPRLMDREKLMAIKNYCEPVLEIVEVDYDKKTGCMCMDDLKKKISDKTAAVYFENPSYLGFIEVNGHKISDIAHELGALSVVGVDPISLGVIAPPPSYGANIVCGDLQPLGVHMNYGGGQSGFMATMDEEKYVMEFPSRLFGIASTNVEGEYGFGDVAYDRTSFGNYRENGKEYVGTQSALWGITAGVYLATMGPKGMEEVGQTIMQKSQYAVRRLNELDNINGSYFDSVFFKEFVVDFSKTGKSVKEVNKALLEKGIFGGKDLSEDFPELGQCALYCVTEVHTKTDIDKLITALEEIVL is encoded by the coding sequence ATGACAATAAGAGGATTTAAAAACCATCCCTATATTCCTAATTCAGTTCCTGAAATAGAAGATGAAATGTTAAAGGAAATAGGACTAAATTCAATTGAAGAACTTCATGAGGATGTTCCTGATGAAATTAAGTTAAAAGAAAATTTGAATTTTCCTGAAGCTTTAGGTTCTGAGTATGAACTAAAAAGACATATTGAAGGTATTTTAAATAAAAATAAAAACTGCTTGGAAAATTTGAACTTTCTCGGCGCTGGCTGCTGGCAACATTATGTACCGGCAATATGCGATGAAATAAACGGAAGAGGAGAATTTCTAACAGCTTACGGTGGTGAGCCCTATAACGATTTTGGAAGATTTCAGGCGCTGTTTGAATATCAAAGCCTTGTAGCCGAGCTTGTGGACATGGAAGTCGTTAATGTTCCAACTATGGACTGGACTCAGGCTGCAGCTACTGCAATAAGCATGGCTTCAAGAGTTGTGGGAAAAAAACAGGTCCTTGTTCCGAGGTTAATGGATAGAGAAAAACTAATGGCTATTAAAAATTACTGTGAACCTGTTCTTGAAATAGTTGAAGTTGATTATGACAAAAAAACAGGATGCATGTGTATGGATGATTTAAAAAAGAAAATCTCCGACAAAACTGCTGCAGTATATTTTGAGAATCCTTCTTACCTTGGATTTATTGAAGTAAACGGACATAAAATTTCAGATATAGCTCATGAATTAGGAGCATTAAGTGTCGTTGGTGTTGATCCAATATCCTTGGGAGTTATTGCCCCGCCTCCGTCTTATGGTGCAAATATAGTTTGCGGTGATTTACAGCCTTTAGGAGTACATATGAATTATGGCGGAGGACAATCAGGATTTATGGCTACAATGGACGAAGAAAAATACGTTATGGAATTTCCTTCTAGGTTATTCGGAATCGCTTCAACTAATGTTGAAGGTGAGTATGGGTTCGGAGACGTTGCATATGACAGAACATCATTTGGTAATTACAGAGAAAATGGCAAGGAATATGTGGGAACTCAATCAGCTCTTTGGGGAATTACAGCAGGTGTATATCTTGCAACAATGGGTCCAAAAGGCATGGAAGAAGTAGGACAGACAATTATGCAGAAATCTCAGTATGCTGTACGAAGATTAAATGAACTTGATAATATTAATGGAAGTTATTTTGATTCGGTATTCTTTAAAGAGTTTGTAGTTGACTTCAGTAAAACAGGAAAATCTGTAAAAGAAGTTAACAAAGCTTTGCTTGAAAAAGGAATATTTGGCGGAAAAGATTTGTCTGAAGATTTTCCTGAACTCGGTCAATGTGCTCTTTACTGTGTAACAGAAGTGCACACTAAGACTGATATAGATAAATTAATTACAGCTCTTGAAGAAATAGTTCTTTAA
- the gcvPB gene encoding aminomethyl-transferring glycine dehydrogenase subunit GcvPB yields the protein MKKIDRSCKVRKNFHQAKWDEAIIFELSQKGERGILVPKAETKISEKVGDGISKLPKNMKRKTVLNLPEMSQNRVLRHYTRLSQETLGADVNVEIGQGTCTVKYSPKINDQLSRIPKMAELHPLQDESTVQGILQIMYETDLYLREVSGMDRITFQPGGGSQGVFTMASLVYAYYKEKGEENQRNEIITTIYSHPSDAAAPHVKGYKIVYIHPDENGYPDFEAFKAAVSDKTAAFFVANPEDTGVYNKNILKFTKLVHEHGGLCGYDQANANGLLGVTRAKEAGFDMCFFNLHKTFSTPHGCGGPAVGATGVLKHIEKYLPAPLVDYDGEKYYLNYEITNNPYSVGKIRSFNGVAQVVLKAYAWIRSLGPEGLYQVAKTAVLNNNYLFKKLMELPYVDAPYIKGKQRVEQVRYTLEKLYNETGVSTADVQRRMMDFGMHYWQSHHPYYIPEPMTLEPTETPSKADLDEYIETLKFIFNEAYTNPEIVKTAPHQSVCHYIDESGMDDPEKWAVTWRSYQKKFK from the coding sequence GTGAAAAAAATAGATAGAAGTTGTAAAGTCAGAAAGAATTTTCACCAAGCAAAATGGGATGAAGCAATAATTTTTGAACTAAGCCAAAAAGGCGAAAGGGGTATTCTTGTTCCAAAGGCTGAAACAAAAATATCGGAAAAAGTAGGAGACGGAATATCCAAGCTGCCGAAAAACATGAAAAGAAAAACTGTTTTGAATCTTCCTGAAATGTCGCAGAACAGAGTCTTGAGACATTACACAAGGCTTTCTCAGGAAACTTTAGGGGCAGATGTAAATGTTGAAATAGGACAGGGAACATGCACAGTTAAATACAGCCCCAAAATAAATGATCAGCTTTCAAGAATTCCAAAAATGGCAGAACTCCATCCTCTACAGGACGAATCTACAGTACAGGGCATACTTCAAATTATGTATGAAACGGATTTATACTTAAGAGAAGTTTCGGGGATGGATCGAATTACATTCCAACCAGGTGGCGGAAGTCAAGGAGTATTTACAATGGCATCTCTAGTGTATGCATACTATAAAGAAAAAGGCGAGGAAAATCAGAGAAACGAAATAATAACAACGATTTATTCGCACCCTTCTGATGCTGCAGCTCCACATGTTAAAGGATATAAAATAGTATATATTCATCCGGATGAAAATGGATATCCTGATTTTGAAGCATTTAAAGCAGCCGTAAGCGACAAAACAGCAGCATTTTTTGTGGCTAATCCAGAAGACACAGGCGTTTACAATAAGAATATTTTAAAATTTACAAAACTTGTTCATGAGCATGGCGGATTGTGTGGATATGATCAAGCAAATGCAAATGGATTATTGGGAGTTACAAGGGCCAAAGAAGCCGGATTTGATATGTGCTTTTTTAATCTTCACAAAACGTTTTCAACGCCGCACGGATGCGGAGGACCTGCTGTTGGAGCAACAGGAGTTTTAAAACATATTGAAAAATATTTGCCGGCTCCGCTTGTTGATTACGATGGAGAAAAATATTATTTGAATTATGAAATTACAAACAATCCTTATTCAGTAGGAAAAATCCGATCTTTCAATGGTGTTGCACAGGTTGTATTGAAAGCATATGCTTGGATAAGATCTCTGGGACCTGAAGGGTTGTACCAGGTTGCAAAAACTGCAGTGCTTAATAACAATTATCTGTTTAAAAAACTAATGGAGCTTCCATATGTTGATGCACCGTATATTAAAGGCAAACAGCGTGTGGAGCAGGTTAGATATACTCTTGAAAAATTATACAATGAAACAGGAGTGTCAACTGCTGATGTTCAAAGAAGAATGATGGATTTTGGAATGCATTATTGGCAGAGTCATCATCCATATTACATACCTGAGCCAATGACATTAGAACCGACTGAGACTCCGTCCAAAGCTGATTTGGATGAATATATTGAAACACTGAAATTTATATTCAATGAAGCCTATACAAATCCTGAAATAGTAAAAACAGCACCTCATCAAAGTGTGTGTCATTATATAGATGAATCTGGAATGGATGATCCTGAAAAGTGGGCAGTAACTTGGAGAAGCTATCAGAAAAAATTTAAATAG